In Actinobacillus equuli, the genomic stretch AGTCTGTGGGTTATCCCACGTCTTACATAAATTACCGTCACATGAAGATTCTGAAATTTTTCCTGTATCTAAGACATTGCGTTTATTTAGCAAGTTATAACCAGCTTTTACCACGTCGCCCACTAAATTGATTGGCTCTTGGTTTTGTCCTCCTTTTTTCTGCCCTCCAATCCAAGCACGCCCTTCTTTACCCTGTTTGTCTTCAAGATCTTTTTTAGCTTGCTTAGCATCAGGCTGGGTTGAGGTAATATCTTTAAAACTTTCTAAATCTGCAGCTTGCCCCCATTTCCCGCCTAACGTATAGTCAGCTAACTTTTGCGACATATCTTCACAGCTAGTTTTAAGACGATTGAAGTCTAATTTCCCTTGATATACACCATTAGTAATTAAATCATAAAGTTGTGGATTGGCGCGTTGAAGCACCATTGCCGGCATACTTGCAACAGCACCTTTCGCAGAATCAATAACATTTCCTAATAAATCTTTAAAGCCATCTTTAAGTCCATTTAAATCATTTTTAATTGTGGTTTTAATATCAAAATTGCCACACATTAAATTAGATTTCCAACCAACACCTAATTCGACTGCATTAGTTTTTCCACGACTAGGTGGAGCCATATAACCTGCACCACCACCGATTTGATAAAATACTTTATCCGACAAAATAGCATCTGATTTGCTAAATTCTAACTTATCTGTAATGGAATTCGCATTTGAAGTATTAAGGCATAAACAGCCTAATACTAAAAGAGTAATATGATTGAGTGAAAATCTTTTTGTCATATTTGTTTCTCCTTCCTAATTATCGTTGCCAGTCAATACTATATAAAAATTTCTGACCTCTTCGCTTACAGCAACTATAAGGTCGCCAAAGTGCCCAAGAATAATCACCTTTCACTGACATTTTTCTAGAGTGTGTCTCTACAGAACTTCCATGAGGAAATACAGAACAAGATCTTTCCATCTTAGGATGGAGCATCTGCCATTTATGTGTACGGGAATTACTTTCTTCTACTGCTCCCGGAGGCCATTCGCCGGCACCTCCTTTTTTAGCTGCAGGTAAATAAATGTGGGGTTGTGCCATTCGACTAACAATATCTGCAACACGTTGAGCAATAACTGCTGAGGCTTTGTAGTCATGAACTTGATTAATCGCACCGGAACGAGGGTAGATATTTCCCCAATGATCTCCTGCTTGATTAACTTCTCTCATACCAGGAACCATCGCCTCCGGATAAAACATTTCTGGTAAATTCTCTTTCCAAGCAAAGAAATCTAATCCACTTAAGAAGTAAGGAACAAAAGGTGTAGTTTGACTTTTGCAATAATATCCTGTGCTATTTAGCACCTGAGATATTGCTCCTTGCGGATGACCAATTGCATCGGCATTCTTAAAAGTAAACTGAGTGTATTGTTTATGTGGAGAACGATATTCCCCACCTTTAACAGCCGTTTTATTGAACGAAGAAACCTCTGACCAGGGATTCTGACCATCATGGTTGTAGCTAGAGACAACCATTTCTGGAATGTAGTGTTTTACTTTAGTAGATGTACGAATCGTACAACCAAACTTTGTGCAAAATAGCCAAAAACATGTACCTACCACTTTATAATCCAAACAACTTTTTGAAGCACTCGAAGCCATAATTGATGCGGTATTAATAGAGGCTTGAGCAGGAATAAACGAGGTAATAATTGCTGCCGAAAGTAATTTAACTAATAAAGTACGGTTAAATTTCATTGTCCCTCCTTTCTATTTTGGAACCATTGTTCCCACAACTTTTTTGCTTTCGCTATATTCGTTTCCCCATAAATAACAGAGGTTTCTCCAGTAGAATTCTGAAATAGAACAGCAGGTACTTTTTTAATACCGTTTTGCCAAGCACTAATTACATCAGTATAAGCATCTTTGATAAGGGCTTCCTTTTCAGCCCATTGTGGCGAATTAAATAATGCTTTAGCTTGCTGTTCAGCCATAACAGGATCATGACTAAGCCCTTGACTAATGACATTTTCTATATTCGTTACTTTATCAAGATAATAGACCTGAGTAGCCAGTTCTTGATGGGTGAGATGATATGAT encodes the following:
- a CDS encoding TIGR03756 family integrating conjugative element protein, translated to MKFNRTLLVKLLSAAIITSFIPAQASINTASIMASSASKSCLDYKVVGTCFWLFCTKFGCTIRTSTKVKHYIPEMVVSSYNHDGQNPWSEVSSFNKTAVKGGEYRSPHKQYTQFTFKNADAIGHPQGAISQVLNSTGYYCKSQTTPFVPYFLSGLDFFAWKENLPEMFYPEAMVPGMREVNQAGDHWGNIYPRSGAINQVHDYKASAVIAQRVADIVSRMAQPHIYLPAAKKGGAGEWPPGAVEESNSRTHKWQMLHPKMERSCSVFPHGSSVETHSRKMSVKGDYSWALWRPYSCCKRRGQKFLYSIDWQR
- a CDS encoding TIGR03757 family integrating conjugative element protein, which encodes MANIEPIISVYTTSSYHLTHQELATQVYYLDKVTNIENVISQGLSHDPVMAEQQAKALFNSPQWAEKEALIKDAYTDVISAWQNGIKKVPAVLFQNSTGETSVIYGETNIAKAKKLWEQWFQNRKEGQ